Below is a window of Halomicrobium mukohataei DSM 12286 DNA.
GTCGGGTTCTCCAGGACGATGGTCTGGTCGCGGCCGGGGCCGACGCCGATGGCGTATAGCGGCGTGTCCAGCTCCGACTCGACGAAGTCGAGGTAGTCGCGGGCGTTGTCCGGAAGCGCGTCGTAGCCCTCGCTGGCGACGGCGTCCCAGTCGACCTCGGGCCAGCCGTCGAACGTGCGGTAGTTCACCGAGCAGCGACCCCACTCCTCGGTCGTCGGCGGGACGGTGTCGATCTCGGTGCCGTCGAGATCGTAGCTGACGCCGACCTGAACCTCGTCGAGGCCGGCCAGCACGTCGATGTGGCCGACGACGACGCCGGTGAACCCGCTGGCCCGCGTCGCGTGGCGAAGCACCGGGAGGTCGAGCCAGCCGACACGGCGCGGCCGGCCGGTGACGGTGCCGTACTCACCGCCCTCGTCGCGGATGTAGGTCGCGAGTTCCTCCTCGCGCTCTCCGGCATCACTCAGCGGCTGCGCCGCTTCGTGGTCCGAGGCGCGCTGCGCCTCGCTGCCCTCGTAGCCCGGCGTGTCGCCCTCGACGCCGGCAAGCTCGGTCGGCAGCGGGCCGCTCCCGACGCGCGTGGTGTAGCCTTTGACGATCCCGACGATCTCGCCCTGTCCGATCTCGGTCGGGCCGAGGCCGGTGCCGGTACAGGCCCCGCCAGCGGTCGGGTTCGACGAGGTGACGAAGGGATAGTTTCCGTGGTCGATGTCGATGAGCGTCCCCTGTGCGCCCTCCAGCAGCACCTCGTCGCCGTCGTCGATGCGAGACTGGAGGTAGTCGCCGCAGTTGACGGTCATCTCTTCGTCGGCGAGTCGCTCGCCGTAGCCGCTGTAGGTCTCGAAGAGCGCCGTCAGATCGAGTTCCTCGCCGGCCTGCTTGTCGTAGACCTCCTCGACGACGGCACGCTTCTGGGGGACGACGTACTCCAGTCGCGTCCGCAACACCTCGTCGTCGAGCAGGTCGCCGACCCTGATTCCTCGCCGACCGGCCTTGTCCTCGTAGGTCGGGCCGATGCCCCGGCCCGTCGTCCCGACCTCCTCGTCTTTGTCCTCCTCTTCGATCCCGTCCAGTCGCCGGTGGTACGGGAAGATGACGTGGGCGCGCTCTGCGACGCGCACGTCCGGATCGAGGCCGCGCTCGCGGAGAGCGTCGAGTTCGTCGAACAGCGTCTCGGGGTTGACGACACAGCCGTTGCCGATGACGCAGGTCTTCCCCCGAACGACGCCGGAGGGCAGCAAGGAGAGTTCGTAGGTCTCGTCGCCGACGACGACGGTGTGGCCGGCGTTGTCGCCGCCCTGATAGCGAACGACGACGTCGGCACCCTCGCCGTAGAGATCGACGGTGCCGCCCTTCCCCTCGTCGCCCAGCTGCGAACCGATGATCGTGACGGTCATACCGCCCCGGTATTTTTACCCTCGCTACAAATCGGTGCCGGTTTGACCGGGCGGTCGGGGCCGACCCGTCAGTACTCCCGCTCGCCGGCTTCGATCGTGGTGTCGAGCCAGTTGGCTTCGGGTGGGAGCGGACAGGAGAACGTCTCGCTGTAGGCACAGAACGGCGAGTACGCGAGGTTGAAATCGAGCACGACCTCGTCGCCGTCGGCGAGGGTCTCGTCGGGCTCCAGTTCCATGTAGCGCCCGCCGGAGTAGGTCTGCTGGCCGGTCGTCTTGTCGCGGAAGGGGACGAAGATCGCGTCGTCGGCGTCCTGACGGTAGCCCGCGAGTTCGTACGCCGCACCGTCGATCTCGAAGTCGAACGTGACGACGCGCCGGTAGCGGACCGTCCGGCCGTCGCTGGTCTCCATCTCGACCGGCTCGGGCGCGTCGGCGACGGTGACCGTCGCAGTCACCCGGTAGGTCGGATCGGGATCGAAGTAGTCCAGCCCCTCGAAGTCGTCCCGTTCCTCGGGCGGGATCGGCGACTGACGGTGTTCGTCGAAGAAGGCGTCTTTCTCCTCGCGACTCGCTCGCAGTTCGTCGGCCCATCCGTCGGGTACGTCGCTCATGGGACGGGCTACGCCGCGGGGATGTTTATACTGCCGGCTGTCGGGCGCGAGCGAGACACGACAGGCTCGGCGACGAGAGTCACGAGAGAATGCGCCGTCCGGGAATTGAACCCGGGCTATTAGCTTGGGAAGCTAATGTCCTACCACTGGACCAACGGCGCTCGCTTCGCTCGCCCCGAGGATCGCAGTTCCTGCAGAACTGCTCACCAACGGCGCTCGCTTCGCTCGCCCCGAGGATCGCAGTTCCTGCAGAACTGCTCACCAACGGCGCTCGCTTCGCTCGCCCCGTGGCTCGCGAACAGGCACGTTCGCTCACCAACGGCGCGCTCGTTCCAACGTAGTACGTCGGGTCCACTTGAACGTAGCGCTTCGCCGGGCGACATCGCTTTGTCCGTCGCGTCCCCAGCAGCGGTCGTGTCCGATCGGCTGCCACCCTCGCTCCTGCTGTACTTCGACGCGAGCGTCCGCTACGGCGAGGACAACGCGACGCCGACATCCGCGGCGGTGGGGTTCGTCGTCGAAGACGGGACGGAGACGATCATAGAGGGATCGCTCCCCGTCCGAACGTTCGTCTCCAGCGCACACTTGGAGTACCGCGCGCTGTTAGAGAGCGTACAGGCGGTCGCGGGCCTGAACGGTCGGATCGCCTCGTTACACGTCCACGGCGACGCCGACGCGGTGATCGACGCGGTGGATCCGACCACCGACGCGACGCCGGGCGACCGGATCATGCGCCAGCGCGTCGCGGCCATCCGGGCGGCCGTCGAGGAGATCCCGACGGTCACCTACCGCGCCGTCGGGCGGGGGCGAAACGAGCGCGCCCACGCGCTCGCGCAGTCGGGCCACGCGACGGAGTAGGCCGCACCGCTGGGATTAGCAGCGGCGTCCCAGCAGGGCGGCGATCGCGAGTGCGAGCGCCGCAGCCAGACCGCCGAAGCCGGGACCGGTGCCCGTCGTCGTCACTGCACCGCCGCCCGAGGCGTCGGTCTCGGGTGGCTCGCCGCCGGACGCGGCGTCGGTCGTCGGCCGCCGGTCCGTCTCCGTCGGGGTCGCCGTCGGCGCGTCGACCGCGATGGTGCCCGCCGCCGTCCCCAGGTCGACGCGACCGCCGTCGTCGTCGTCGATCTGGGCAGCCTCGACGGCGAGGAGCGCGGTGCCCGTTCCGTTGGCCTCGACGGTGACCGTCGCGAGGGTCACGTTCGTGGTACCCGGGCCGACTGCGGACTCTAAGTCTGCGGCCTCGATCGTGATTTCCCGGCCGTCGGGACCGACGTCGGGGTCGGTCGTCGGTCGGAACCGGTCGGGGTACTCGGCACCGCCGACGGTCGCGACGCCAGAGCGGAGCGCGAGCCGGACCTCGAATCCGGCGAGTCCGTTCGGAGCCGAGTCGAGTGCCACGCGAACCGTCGTCGAGCCGTCCGGTTCCAGCGTCGCGTCGGCGATCGTGAGCGTCGGCTCGCTCTGGACGCCCCCAGCGGGCGCGACCGCCAGACAGGCCGCCAGGACGACGACGCAAGCGAGGACGAGCGGTCGAGTGGTCATCGGTCGACGATCAGATCTCCTCGTAGAGCTCGACGACGTCGTCGAAGTCGATCTGGCCGTTGTCGTTGAAGTCGTAGGCCTCCGGATTCAGGCGGACAGCGTCGGAGTCGATCGTCTCGAACAGCAAGACCACGTCGTCGTAGTCGACCCGGCCGTTGCCGTTGACGTCCTCGTAGCGCCCGTCGCTGTCGGGGTCTTCCGGGACAGCGCCGCCGCCGGCCGCGGGAGGTCCGGTGATGACGAGACCGCGGCGAGTTTCGACGCCGATCTCGACGCCCGCCTCGTCGTCGATCGTTTCGACGGACACCGCGAGGTCCGTCGTGCCGGGAGCACTGCCGGTGACTTCGACGCCGGCCAGCGTCACGTCGAGTGAGCCGGGCTGGATCGAGCGCTCGATGTCGCCGACTCGAATCGTCGCGCTCGAACCGTCGTCGGCGACGCTGACCTTCTGCAGGCCGATCGCGTCGGGGAAGGTCACGTCGGAGATCGCCGCGACCTCGGGATCGGTGAGCGAGACGGTGAACTCCCCACCGGCGAATCCACCCGGCGCGGCGTTCATCGTGAGATCGACGGTGCCGGTCGACTCCGGGGAGACGGCGACGGCCGAGGCGTCGAGGATCGCGTCGGGCTGGTAGACGTACAGCCCGTCGTTGGGGTACGAACGGGCGGGGCCGCCGAAGCCGTCCTCACAGCAGAGCACGCGCCCGTCGTCCATCACGTAGACGTTGTCGATGTTGCGCAAGGCGTCGTCGGCGTCGGCGGCCGGATCGGTGAAGTCGGGGCCAACGATCACCGGCTCAAGCGTCGAGACGTTGTAGTCTCGTTCGAGCTGGCCACGGTAGACGACGCCGCCGTCGACGCGGTCCATCTGGACGTCGCCCTCGTCGTCCGCGAGAGCGTCGTTGAACTCCGCGATGCCGAAGTAGACGAAGTCACCGGGGCTAACACCTTCCCGGCTACTGACGCCTTCGGCCTTGTTGAACTCGATGGAAGCACCGATCTCCTTCGCCGCGGCGCGCGTTTCGAGGAAGGGCACCCGCCGGAGTTCTTCGTCGACGTTCTCCGGGCCGTTCTGTTCGTACTGGTCGGCCCACTCGACGATCTCGTCGTTCGTGATGTAGTTCTGGTTGCCGTCCTCGACGACGGCTTTGTCGGCCTCTTCGAGCGCGGTCGCCAGGTCGTCGGTCCAGTCGGTCTCGGCGTGGGCTTCGAGGTACTCTTCCTGGGTCACGTCGTCGTACTCGGCGATCCAGGACTCGATTTCGGCGTTGCTGGCGTGACCGAGCTCCAGCCACTCGATCTCCAGAGAGACGGCCGCCGGAGAGTCGCGCTCGCCGCCGTCGGCGACCGATGCCGCGTCGTTGGTGATCTTCGGCGCGTACAGGGTCCCCTCGACGTCCATCGGGTTCTCGTAGCTCGGGATCGGCTCGTCGGCGACGAACTTGTAGATGCCCTTGCTGTCGCCGTCCGAGCAGCCGTAAACGGTTCGCTCGTCGGGTAACACGTCCGGTGCCTCCCAAGCGGTCCGTCCCATCACGTAGTACTTGATCGGCTCTGGGGTCTCCGCGGCCGGCTCCCGGAAGTCGACGTGGTAGCCGTAGCGGTAGGGGTTGGGGTACACGTCGCCGATCGGATTCGTCGTGTTGTTCTCGTTGTCGCCGGTCTGGTCGACCTGTTCCGCACCGAGGTAGTACGCGAGGAACTCGACGCCGTCCAGCGCCCAGTACCCCTGGACGAACCACGAGTCGTCGCCGTAGTAATCGTCGATCGCGCTCTGGATGCCCACCGGGTTCGGCCGGTTCCAGAATGCCGCGCCGCCGACGAGACCCTTGCCGGTGCCGGCCGCCTCGATGTCGCCAACCGTGCCGGTCAGGGACACTCGCGTATGGGCGTAGTTCTCCTCGGAGGAGAGCATCGTGTTCCACGGGCTGCGGTCGCCGTAGCAGTTGATCCGCGTCCCGCCGAGTTCGCGGAGCGGTTCCGTGTTCGCCAGGTTCGTGGCGTTCTCCAGGTCCGCCTCCCACTCGCCTTCCTCGGTCCGGCTGACGGGCAGGCGAGTGACGTTCCCCGGACTGTTCTCCCAGTTCGTGTAGAGATACCCCTCCGTCCCGTCGTCGTTCGTCGGGATGAACTGGTTGCAGTCGGGGTTGGTCGCGGCCGCGCCGTACTGGGTCCCCGCGAAGTTGTCCTGCGTGATCTCGGTGCCGTCGGGGGTCTGGACGACGCCGAACCGCTCGTCGCCGCCCTGAATCTCTTCCCGAGCGTGCGCGAGGAAGACGTACTCGCCCTCGGAAGAACGGATCCGTCCCTGTTCGTCGACCGTCGAGGGAACCGACAGCTCGGAGAAGTCGTCGTTGTCGCCGTCCAGTTCGAACGTGAAGCCACTGAAGTAACCCACCCCGGCCCGGTCGAAGGGCGCTTCGTTGGCCTTCACGTCCGAGTTTTCGAAGTCGCCGCCACGGTCACCCGTCGCGGGGTGTTGGTTGCTGTAGAGGAGACTGCCGTCCTGAAAGACGAACGGTCCAGTCACTTCCGCGCCGAAGGAGGTCGTCGAGAACCGCTTCAACGACCCGTTCACGCCGGGCGCACCCGGCGTGTCCGATTCACCCACTTCGTCACCACTCGCGACACCCGCGACGCTCGCACCGAGCGCCGCTGCCACCGAACTCGCCATTAGATTCCGTCGATTGAGATCTACCATCTGCGGGTGGATCCGGGGAACCGCTGGTAAAGCTCGTTTATATGAGGGGTCCGTGCGTCGACGTACCGCTGTGACCGAAATTACTAGATGGCCCTAATCAAAACTATCTCGATTGCTATTGAGAAATACGTTCACACAGCGTCGGGAGAACCCCGGACTTTCGACAGAGTCCGAGGGCGGACCGCCTCGTCGCGGCTGTGAGACGGGCGGTGTTCGGGTGCCGGACCGGTTCAGAGAGTCACCGACGGTCGGCGATGCCCTCGCGGATCTCACTGGCGCGCTTGCGGACCCGCGAGACGTAGCGTTCGGCCCGTTCGGGCTTGTGGCCGTAGAAGGAAGCGACCCACTGGGCGTCGACGCCCGGAATCGTCACGAAGTACGCCGCCAGCGTGTCCCGGCCGGCCTGGACGATCTCCGGCGGGATACCCCGACCGCCGGTCCCGGCCTCCGCGAAGCCGTTGACGTCGAAGTACACGTCGGCGTACAGCAGCGCGCTCTCCTCGTCGTCGAAGGTCTTCCCACAGTGGTCCGGCGCTTCGAACAGATACCGTGGCTCGCCGCAATCCTCCGAAGAGAGTTCGACGACCGAAACGTCCAGCGGATACGAGGCACAGACTCGTTCGCTCTCCTGTCGTTCCCGTGACTGGGACATGCCTGATCGCTCGGACGGGGACCACATCAACGTGTGTAAGAGTAGTACGGAGCGGTCCCACGGCCTCCTGTGTAAACAGTTCTCACAGATATCGACGGGTCGGAGACCGGCGACAGCACCGCGGGTCAAATCCTTTGAGGGTGGCAGCCGACGTATCGAGTGATGTCCCACACGCTGGTCAACTACGAGGACGTGGAACCGCGCGCCGAGAGCATGCACTTCCTGCGGGACGCGCTGGAGACCGATCAGCTCGGTCTGACGGTACTGGACTGCGAGCCCGGCTGGAGCGGCATGGAACACGACCACGCCGACGAGGACCACGAGGAGGTGTACTTCCTCGCTGAGGGCACGGCGACGGTCACCGTCGACGGCGAGGCCGTCGAGATGGAGTCCGGCGACGCGCTCCGAGTGTCGCCCGACGCCACACGCAGTATCGAGAACGGCGACACCGAGAGCACGTTCGTGCTCGTGGGTGCGCCGTAGCGCGGTCGCTGGCGGGTTGTAGCGAAAGAAGCGCGGTCGAACTGCGGTGCGGGCGAAAGCGGATGAAGTATGTGGAGTGAATGAGCAACGACTGCAACCGCCACCCTCGCGGGTCACCAGGTTTCCTGTTCGTTGGTCCAGAGGTCACTCTCCGGTTGCTCTCCCATATCGTGGCGCACGGACTACCGTGGAGCTCCTTCCTAAGCGAAAATGGAGAATAGTTTGGGATCTGGATAATAAAGCGAACCGCGATCCAATCATAAACTCTGAGCCTCGTCTTTGCCAACTGCAAAAATAATATACTCATAGAATCCCAGATAATAAAATTAAATCTGCTACAAAACCATAAACAACTAAGTGTCTATGAAAATGTAGGTTAGAATGGTTTAGTATAAATACAATAGTGGCAGTTGTCCGAATGGTGTTGGAGATTATAAAATAGATCCAACAGGTAATAACAACAAATGAAGATAAACAGAAATTGGAAGACTATCGCGATAGATCCGAGAAGATCGCTCGTCCCAGCAACCATCGTCCTCATTACCGGCGGTTTTCTATCGTTCGCCACGCACACGAATACCATCTCTATTCCTAGCTCATTACGAATACTAAATATAACCTCTATTGTTGCGTTCCCGGTCATCGTTGGAACTCTCTCCTACACGTATTTCCGAACTGAGGTGTCGCTGTGGGAGATCCCAGTAGTATTCTTGTGGGGGTACATTAGTAACAACATTGTTTTGTTTATTTTGTTCTTCGCGACACTCGATTCAGCGGTATCATCAACCGCATCGCCTGGCAGTGTCGGTGTCTCCCGAGGGCTTTGGTATCTCAAATTTTTCGCACTTAGTTCCGCTACGTACTCGCTGTTATATGGATTCGCGGCAGCGCGTCACCGCATCCTCCGCATTCTATTCTTTATTTTCACACCTATTTTGTACTGTATTATTATGATCGCTCTCTTAGTTATATAAATACTCTTTCTACCGGGATCGATCGTCCGACAGTACTTGCAGTAACAAGCATCCCATAGCGCGGCAGGTGTCTGTGTTCTCGTCGGCGCTGTCTGCACGCTGTCGGCTGGACGGACGTTCGAGTCGAAACGATGGGGCAACCGCTATTCGATCGAAAACGGAGAGAAACCGCGTTTTGCGGACGATCCGGGGGTCAGAGTACGGCCCTTGGGGTGATGTGTTGTTCTAGACCGAACTTCACATCATGCCGCCCATGCCGCCGCCCATGCCGCCCATGCCGCCGCCCATTCCGCCGGGCGCGCCGCCGGGGCCGCCGGGTGCGTCGTCCTCGTCGTCGTCGCTGCCGCCACCCTTGAGGTCGCCGGCAGCGATCACGTCGTCGATGCGCAGGATCATCACGGCCGCCTCGGTGGCGGACTCGATGGCCTGGGTCTTGACGCGGAGCGGCTCGACGACGCCGTCCTCGGTCATGTCGACGACTTCGCCGGTGTAGGCGTCGAGACCGGCGGTGTTGTCGCCGCCGTCGTGCTTGCTGCGCAGGTCGACCAGCGAGTCGATCGGGTCGAGACCCGCGTTCTCGGCGAGGGTGCGCGGGACGACATCGATGGCGTCGGCGAAGGCCTCGACGGCCAGCTGCTCGCGGCCACCGACGGAGTCGGCGTGGTCGCGCAGACCGAGTGCGAGCTGTGTCTCGGGGGCACCGCCGCCGGGCAGGACCTTGCCGTCCTCGAGCGTGGCGGCGACGACGCCGAGCGAGTCCTCGATGGCGCGCTCGACCTCGTCGGCGACGTGTTCGGTGCCACCGCGGAGGATCATCGTGACGGACTTGGCCTCGTCGACGTCCTCGACGAAGATGCGCTCGTCGCCGGCAACGTCCTTCTGGGCGACCGAGCCGGCGAAGCCGAGGTCGTCCTCGGTCACGTCGGCGATGTTCGAGACGATGCGAGCGCCGGTCGAGCGCGAGAGGGCCTTGATGGTGGACTTCTTCGCACGGCGGACGGCGAGGATGCCCTCCTGTGCGAGGTAGTGCTGGGCCATGTCGTCGATGCCCTTCTGGGTCACGACGACATCGGCACCGGCCGCTTTGAGGTCATCGACCATCTCCTTGAGCTGCTCCTCTTCCTGGTCGAGGAACTGCTGGAGCTGGTCCGGGTCAGTGACGTTGACTTCGGTGTCGAGTTCGGTCTCGGGGACCTCGATCGCGGTGTCGAGCAGCGCGATGTTGGCGTCCTCGACGGCGTAGGGCATGTTGTCGTGGACGCGCTCCTTGTCGATGATGACGCCCTCGACGAGCTCTGACTCGTCGGTGGAGCCACCGACGACGACCTCGAGCTGGATGTTGTCGGTGTCGACCTCGCCGTCGTCGGCGACGGACTGTGCGGCGCGAACGACGAGTTCGGCGAGGACGTCCTTGGAGGATTCCGCGCCCTTGCCGGTCATCGCCGTCGCGGCGACCTTCTTGAGCATCTCGGTGTCCTCGGGGCCGACCTCGATGGCCTGCTCTTCGAGGATCTCCTTTGCCTTCTCGGCGGCCTGGCGGTACCCCTGTGCCAGGATGGAGGCGTGGATGTCCTGGTCGATGAGGTCCTCGGCTTCCGAGAGGAGTTCGCCGGAGATGACGACCGCGGTCGTCGTGCCGTCGCCGACCTCGTCTTCCTGGGTCTGGGCGACTTCGACGATCATGTTGGCCGCGGGGTGCTCGATGTCCATCTCGTCGAGGATGGTGACACCGTCGTTGGTGACGACGACGCCGCCGGAGTCGTCGACGAGCATCTTGTCCATGCCCTTCGGGCCGAGTGTCGTCCGTACGGCCTCCGCGACGGCCTGTGCGGCCGTGATGTTCATCGACTGTGCGTCCTTTCCGGAGGTTCGCTGGGAGTCCTCTCCCAGCACGATCATGGGCTGACCCTGCATCTGGCGCTGACTCATACGTCCGATTGATTGAATGTGCTTCTATATAAAGATTGTGGACCCGGAAGCCAGACCGCCGGAAAGACAGCCCAGCCCGCATTTGACAAGGGTTGTCACAGTGGTTTTAAATACGATATCGCGAGCGGCCACGAGCGCGCCTCGTGACGGCGCTGTGGCTGGGCTCAGTCGAGACCGACGGAAGCGGCGCGGGGGTCACCCGTGGAACTGGTGGTAGTTCAGTCCCTTCTGTTTCATCTCGTTGTGCTTGCGTTCGAGGAAGGAGTAGACCGAGCCGTGGGGTGCGCCTTCGAGCAGCATCTCGGCGGCCTCACGGACGGCATCGACCTGTTCCGGACCACCGATGATCCCCAGCGTCGAGCCGTAGATCACGACAGACGCACCCGTGAGTTCCTCCATGAGCTCCCGGGTCCGACCGCCCTCGCCGATGAGGCGTCCCTTCTGTCGAGTGAAGTCGTTCTGGTTGCGAGAGGCGGCGTCGATGTCGACCACGTCGAACATCATCATCTCGTCGTCCAGCAACGCGAGCGCGTCCTCCGGGTTGAAGCCGCGACCGATCGCCTTCACGATGTCGGGGCCTTTCAGTCCCGTGATCGGGTCGCCGACGGACTCGACACCCACCGAGCCGGATTCGGAGTCGATATCGAGGCGAACTTCGGCTCGGTCCTCGATCTCGCGCATGGTCTCACCCCCTTCGCCGATGAGTACGCCGATGCGGTCCTGCGGAATCTTCACGTGTTGCATAATATGTTGCGAGCTACTGTATCCGGACAGTTAAGCGTTCGTCTGTGGCCGTCAGCTACCCGTCGGCTGCCTCGTCGGCCCGCGTGACCGTTGCGAGCAGGTCCTCGGCGGTCACGTCCACGCCCTGTCGTGCGAAGAAGTTCGCGACGTTCTCACAGTCCCGTTCGAGGTAGTCTCGCGCATTGCCGTGGTGGACCGTCACGGCCTGGCCCAGGTCGATGACGACGAGCTGGCCCTCGTGGAACACGATGTTGTACTCCGAGAGGTCGCCGTGGACGAGTCCCGCGTCGTAGAGGCGGCGCATGTACTCCCTGACGACCTCGAAGGCCGTCTCGGGGTTCTCGATGTGGACTTCGTTGAGCCGCTTGGCACGGCCGTCCTCGGTCGCGATGTACTCCATGACGAGAACGTTGCGCTGGACGGCGATCGGATTCGGCACGCGGACGCCCGCTTTCTGGGCCCGCTGGAGGTTGGCGAACTCCTTGCGAACCCACGCGGTGACGACCTTCTTCTTGTCCGAGCCGATTCCCTCGAAGCGCGGGTCACCGTCGAGATACCCCCGCATGTCGCGGAAGTCCGAGGCGTTGATCCGGTAGACCTTGACCGCGACCTCCTCGTCCCGTGGCTCTCCGTCGCCGCCCGACTGTCCCGAGGCGCTGCGCGCCTCGCTGTCGCCGGCCAGTGCGG
It encodes the following:
- a CDS encoding adenylosuccinate synthase; translation: MTVTIIGSQLGDEGKGGTVDLYGEGADVVVRYQGGDNAGHTVVVGDETYELSLLPSGVVRGKTCVIGNGCVVNPETLFDELDALRERGLDPDVRVAERAHVIFPYHRRLDGIEEEDKDEEVGTTGRGIGPTYEDKAGRRGIRVGDLLDDEVLRTRLEYVVPQKRAVVEEVYDKQAGEELDLTALFETYSGYGERLADEEMTVNCGDYLQSRIDDGDEVLLEGAQGTLIDIDHGNYPFVTSSNPTAGGACTGTGLGPTEIGQGEIVGIVKGYTTRVGSGPLPTELAGVEGDTPGYEGSEAQRASDHEAAQPLSDAGEREEELATYIRDEGGEYGTVTGRPRRVGWLDLPVLRHATRASGFTGVVVGHIDVLAGLDEVQVGVSYDLDGTEIDTVPPTTEEWGRCSVNYRTFDGWPEVDWDAVASEGYDALPDNARDYLDFVESELDTPLYAIGVGPGRDQTIVLENPTT
- the rio1 gene encoding serine/threonine-protein kinase Rio1, giving the protein MSDDGDFGLVDTEEADGVGDEWESIDVSDTEADEIARTRDREFSEFRKRIKNTEQFKVTASVFDDATYGALYKLVQDGHIDAFGGPISTGKEANVYTALAGDSEARSASGQSGGDGEPRDEEVAVKVYRINASDFRDMRGYLDGDPRFEGIGSDKKKVVTAWVRKEFANLQRAQKAGVRVPNPIAVQRNVLVMEYIATEDGRAKRLNEVHIENPETAFEVVREYMRRLYDAGLVHGDLSEYNIVFHEGQLVVIDLGQAVTVHHGNARDYLERDCENVANFFARQGVDVTAEDLLATVTRADEAADG
- a CDS encoding KH domain-containing protein, with the translated sequence MQHVKIPQDRIGVLIGEGGETMREIEDRAEVRLDIDSESGSVGVESVGDPITGLKGPDIVKAIGRGFNPEDALALLDDEMMMFDVVDIDAASRNQNDFTRQKGRLIGEGGRTRELMEELTGASVVIYGSTLGIIGGPEQVDAVREAAEMLLEGAPHGSVYSFLERKHNEMKQKGLNYHQFHG
- a CDS encoding cell surface protein codes for the protein MTTRPLVLACVVVLAACLAVAPAGGVQSEPTLTIADATLEPDGSTTVRVALDSAPNGLAGFEVRLALRSGVATVGGAEYPDRFRPTTDPDVGPDGREITIEAADLESAVGPGTTNVTLATVTVEANGTGTALLAVEAAQIDDDDGGRVDLGTAAGTIAVDAPTATPTETDRRPTTDAASGGEPPETDASGGGAVTTTGTGPGFGGLAAALALAIAALLGRRC
- a CDS encoding cupin domain-containing protein, translating into MSHTLVNYEDVEPRAESMHFLRDALETDQLGLTVLDCEPGWSGMEHDHADEDHEEVYFLAEGTATVTVDGEAVEMESGDALRVSPDATRSIENGDTESTFVLVGAP
- the thsA gene encoding thermosome subunit alpha, translating into MQGQPMIVLGEDSQRTSGKDAQSMNITAAQAVAEAVRTTLGPKGMDKMLVDDSGGVVVTNDGVTILDEMDIEHPAANMIVEVAQTQEDEVGDGTTTAVVISGELLSEAEDLIDQDIHASILAQGYRQAAEKAKEILEEQAIEVGPEDTEMLKKVAATAMTGKGAESSKDVLAELVVRAAQSVADDGEVDTDNIQLEVVVGGSTDESELVEGVIIDKERVHDNMPYAVEDANIALLDTAIEVPETELDTEVNVTDPDQLQQFLDQEEEQLKEMVDDLKAAGADVVVTQKGIDDMAQHYLAQEGILAVRRAKKSTIKALSRSTGARIVSNIADVTEDDLGFAGSVAQKDVAGDERIFVEDVDEAKSVTMILRGGTEHVADEVERAIEDSLGVVAATLEDGKVLPGGGAPETQLALGLRDHADSVGGREQLAVEAFADAIDVVPRTLAENAGLDPIDSLVDLRSKHDGGDNTAGLDAYTGEVVDMTEDGVVEPLRVKTQAIESATEAAVMILRIDDVIAAGDLKGGGSDDDEDDAPGGPGGAPGGMGGGMGGMGGGMGGMM
- a CDS encoding reverse transcriptase-like protein, with translation MSDRLPPSLLLYFDASVRYGEDNATPTSAAVGFVVEDGTETIIEGSLPVRTFVSSAHLEYRALLESVQAVAGLNGRIASLHVHGDADAVIDAVDPTTDATPGDRIMRQRVAAIRAAVEEIPTVTYRAVGRGRNERAHALAQSGHATE
- a CDS encoding alkaline phosphatase PhoX, encoding MVDLNRRNLMASSVAAALGASVAGVASGDEVGESDTPGAPGVNGSLKRFSTTSFGAEVTGPFVFQDGSLLYSNQHPATGDRGGDFENSDVKANEAPFDRAGVGYFSGFTFELDGDNDDFSELSVPSTVDEQGRIRSSEGEYVFLAHAREEIQGGDERFGVVQTPDGTEITQDNFAGTQYGAAATNPDCNQFIPTNDDGTEGYLYTNWENSPGNVTRLPVSRTEEGEWEADLENATNLANTEPLRELGGTRINCYGDRSPWNTMLSSEENYAHTRVSLTGTVGDIEAAGTGKGLVGGAAFWNRPNPVGIQSAIDDYYGDDSWFVQGYWALDGVEFLAYYLGAEQVDQTGDNENNTTNPIGDVYPNPYRYGYHVDFREPAAETPEPIKYYVMGRTAWEAPDVLPDERTVYGCSDGDSKGIYKFVADEPIPSYENPMDVEGTLYAPKITNDAASVADGGERDSPAAVSLEIEWLELGHASNAEIESWIAEYDDVTQEEYLEAHAETDWTDDLATALEEADKAVVEDGNQNYITNDEIVEWADQYEQNGPENVDEELRRVPFLETRAAAKEIGASIEFNKAEGVSSREGVSPGDFVYFGIAEFNDALADDEGDVQMDRVDGGVVYRGQLERDYNVSTLEPVIVGPDFTDPAADADDALRNIDNVYVMDDGRVLCCEDGFGGPARSYPNDGLYVYQPDAILDASAVAVSPESTGTVDLTMNAAPGGFAGGEFTVSLTDPEVAAISDVTFPDAIGLQKVSVADDGSSATIRVGDIERSIQPGSLDVTLAGVEVTGSAPGTTDLAVSVETIDDEAGVEIGVETRRGLVITGPPAAGGGAVPEDPDSDGRYEDVNGNGRVDYDDVVLLFETIDSDAVRLNPEAYDFNDNGQIDFDDVVELYEEI
- a CDS encoding DUF1684 domain-containing protein, giving the protein MSDVPDGWADELRASREEKDAFFDEHRQSPIPPEERDDFEGLDYFDPDPTYRVTATVTVADAPEPVEMETSDGRTVRYRRVVTFDFEIDGAAYELAGYRQDADDAIFVPFRDKTTGQQTYSGGRYMELEPDETLADGDEVVLDFNLAYSPFCAYSETFSCPLPPEANWLDTTIEAGEREY